The sequence TGTACACCTCAGTTTCCcaattttgtaaaaaagaaaagtaggctGTGCTCTTTACCTACGTACTCTCTGTTGATAGTTCGTTAGCTAATACACCTTTTAAAGTGCTAATCATCTGAAGGCATTAGTAATAATTCTGTTGCTGCAGTTTACTTTGCATTTCAAGATCGGTATCTTCATGACAGTACAGATCTCATTTAGCCTACCGGCTCAATGCTGTCAGCCACACCCATGTTTTCCAGCAGTTAGGTTACTTTATCCAAAATAGTATTTTGAGTTTCATTTCTGGACCATGGTGAACATCTGAAATGGCATCCTCTCCCTTCAGGCTGCTGAACTCGTCTTTATGTTCTGCAGGCACCCGAGCAGTGATAGTGTGGCCCAGACTCCTGAATTACTACGGCGGTACCCCTTGGAGGACCACTCCGAGTTTCCCCTGCCCCCAGATGTAGTGTTCTTCTGCCAGCCCGAGGGCTGTCTGAGTGTGCGTCAGCGGCGCATGAGTCTGCGGGATGACACTTCTTTCGTCTTCACCCTCACTGACAAGGACACTGGAGTCACTCGTTATGGCATCTGTGTTAACTTCTACCGCTCCTTCCAGAAGCGTATGCctaaagaaaagggggaaggtGGGGCAGGGTCCCGTGGGAAGGAAGGATCCCGTGCCACTTGTGCATCAGAAGAGGTTGGCACTGAGACCTCAGAGACCGGCCTGTCCTTGCAACCCCCCAGTGCTGACCCCGCCCCCGATGTGAATCAGTCTCCTCGGGTCAAACCCCGGGCCAAGGCAGGGAGCCGTTCACGCAATAGTACTCTGACATCCCTGTGTGTGCTCAGCCACTATCCCTTCTTCTCCACCTTCCGAGAATGTCTGTACACCCTCAAACGTCTTGTGGACTGCTGCAGTGAGCGGCTGCTGGGCAAGAAACTGGGCATCCCTCGAGGCATACAAAGGTACAGTCTGCTGCTGACACtcagaagagagggaagcagttaGAGATGAGTCGGTTTGTGAGGGGCAGGAAATTTCCTCTGAAGCCTGAGGTCCTTCGTATGGCTAGAATGAAGTGTTGTCTTAGACCGTGTTGTAcgtttaagaataaatttttgttaaaagaaagaaatcggTCAATCATTAAAAAACATAGCCTGCGGTCCTTCATACACCTCTTTAAGCATATTGTATTAGTCCTTTCTAAGGAAAAAGTGCTACAGAGTTAGACTGCCTAACATAATAATGTTTGGAGTTCGATGTTTCATGCAGGCAGGAATATAAGTCctcatatgtatacatttttacatttgttctCTTGGATATACCCTCCAGCCCTAGCTGAGCCCAAAGATCGGGCTTTTCCGATATCATTTTTACTGTGTGGCTACTGTATTGTGTTGCAGTAGGGTATCAGCTCCTGGTGCTTATGTGTCTGTTTCCTGCTGTCTGCTCCTCAGGGACACTATGTGGCGCATCTTTACTGGATCATTGCTAGTGGAGGAGAAGTCAAGTGCCCTTCTTCATGACCTTCGAGAGATTGAGGCCTGGATCTATCGATTGCTTCGTTCCCCAGTGCCCGTCTCTGGGCAGAAGCGAGTAGACATTGAGGTCCTACCCCAGGAGCTCCAACAGGCTCTGACCTTTGCTCTTCCAGACCCTTCTCGATTCACCCTGGTGGATTTCCCACTGCACCTTCCCTTGGAACTTCTGGGTGTGGATGCCTGTCTTCAGGTGCTAACCTGCATCCTCTTAGAGCACAAGGTGAGAGAGCCAGCTTTCTAGACCTTTAAGGACGGAGCCtacatctttttcatctttttgtccCTAGAAGGTAACATATGCCAGGTATACAGGAGGCATCGTCTAGTTGTGGGCTGGATTAAGGTACTCTCGGTGGAATGTATTCAGAGGGTCTGCCACTCAATTGAATTATCCTTAACTAGACTGACCTAATTCTCCGGAAATATCAGTAGTTCTGTTCCGATGAGTGGTCCTGAAATTTGGGGGGAACAAGAACCAGGAAGGTAAGGCATGGGGCAGAGATCACTGTGAAAGCTGTGTTCGTGGAGCCCTATGCGTGGTGAGATGGAAATTAAATGGTAGCGCTGGAAACTGTTTTCTCATCCCTGTTATTCTTGCTGTTGAACGATCCTTGTGGGATGGCTTGCGGCAGGTGGTGCTACAGTCCCGAGACTACAATGCCCTCTCCATGTCTGTGATGGCATTTGTGGCGATGATCTACCCACTGGAGTATATGTTTCCTGTAATCCCACTGCTGCCCACCTGCATGGCATCGGCAGAACAGGTGAGTGCAGGTGCTTTCTGGCTTTGTCACCTCTACTTTCCAGCTCTGTCCAGCTCTGAGGGAGATCAGTGCTGAGAAGTTGTAAATCAGTACTCATCTTCCTTCCCTTATTATAACTTACATGTCCGTAAACCATGACCTAACTTGAACTGATTTGATGTCAAAACTtgtgttatttttggtttttactttcaaagtaaatgttgggacgcctgggtggctcagtcggttaagcatttgccttccactcaggtcatgatcccagggtcctgggatcgagccccatgtaaggctccccgctcagtggggagcctgcttctccctctgcctgccattcctccttGCTCAAGCCCCCCCGcccatgaataaatgaaaattttttttaaaaagtaaatgctaATAATTATAGGTTTCTGGCTACACTGTTGTAGGTGTTATATAATGTATAGAATATACACTGTTACCTCTCTAAAATCTGAAAACTTGTGAATACAGAAACACACCTACCCTCAAGAGTTTTGGAAAAGAGATTATGGACCTGGATTTCCTTATCTAAAAAGATTCTGATTCTTTAAGTGATCAAAATagatttagtttttgtttcttaccctcttttttcttcccacagCTGCTGTTGGCTCCAACTCCATACATCATCGGGGTCCCTGCCAGCTTCTTCCTCTACAAGCTGGACTTCAAAATGCCTGATGACGTATGGCTGGTGGATCTGGACAGCAATAGGGTGAGGTTCTTGGCCGAGGGACTATAGATTCTAGAAGaggattgtgttttctttttctagatccttCCCAGGAAGGTCCTCAGTTAGGTGATTTCTCTTGTGTGACTcattgaaacaatttttttaaatgcttagctTTTGCTTTATTGGCTTAATAGGCCCTGGTTAGAACTCAAAGGAGTGTCAGATTTAGTTTTGCCGGAGTGAAGTGCTGCCCTGCATCTGGGAGCAGTAAGGCGGTTGTGATCGTGGGAACACAACATACAGTGTAGCTCACCTGATGGTTCTCCTGGGCTATGGTTTCTAGTGAGAAAGTGTCTTTCAATGCAGACTTAAAATGCATATTAATATTCTGTGGCACGAGTACATTCAGACTTCAGCAGTAACCCTTATATGTGTTCgttgtaaaactttaaaaatccaaataagtataaataaataaaaaccacagcaCTAGCATGTAGAGGTAGTCACCAGTAACACCGaggtgtatttctttttatttacgtatgtgtgtattttaaatatatgtctaTACATGATATACATACTCACATATGGGTGAAAATACCGTGTATACAACTTACTATTTTTGTTACCTCCTCTATGTAAGAGTAACTCCTGAGTAATTCCAAAGTCAtgcctcttttttgtttttctggtgcaGGTGATTGCCCCCACCAATGCAGAAGTGCTCCCAACCCTGCCAGAACCAGAATCATTAGAGCTGAAGAAGCATCTGAAGCAGGTgggtgaagagagaagaaaaggaagggagcaGTGGCTACTCTAGGGCGGCCTGGAGGCTGTAGCTGTTCTAAGAGCCACTTTCCTTTCAGACGTCAAGTGGATTAGATTTTCTTAGCTAAGAAGAGGTGTGTCCCATTTCTGGGTATCAGGATGAATCTGAAAAAGGgcttttagatttttgttttttaaagatttatttagtttgagagaaagtgtgcatggggagggggaggagcacaggaagagaatctcaagcagactccccagtgattTCAgcgcctaatgtgggactcgatctcacaaccctgtgatcatggcctgacccgaaaccaagagttggacattcagcccactgagccacacagatgcccctcaTGTCTGCCATTCTTTATGGCCTTAGAGCATTCTGTCTGTCTTGTAAGGAAGGAGCTAGTCATTTGGACAATCTGACtcctttcatattttccttttgaattgaTCCCTAGGTCCCCATAAATGCTTTCTTCAAAAATTCCTCTCTTGAGTAATCCTTTCAATACATttttcattgattgattttcttcctcttctgcatGCCGAGCACAGTACCTGAAGGTAACATGTGGCAGGgccccatttcttcttcctcttgtaTGTGTTATGTAGGACCACCAGTAGACAGCTCCATATTTCTTTATAGGAATCCTTGTTCTCATTCGAAGGGTCTTTAGGAACCTCTGTGTTGTCTTAGCTGTTCAGCAGTACCTCTAGATATCTGTCTGGGCTCAAATGGGTCATTCTGTagcatccctctccctctcacttgcTTCATCCCCACTGATGTAATACAGTGTCTTGTTACTGCCGGGACTGGTGAGGATTGCAAGTTGAGAcagttctctgcctgcctttgctgTGTTTTCGTTCTTGATGATTGCTTTAGTATGGCTAATAAGATGGAGAGGTTGATATGTAGAATTGTACTTCAAATGTTTATAGGAGTTAAGATCCCTGGGCTCGTTACTCCTGTGTTCTTACCCCTGCTACTTGAAATGTGATTCACGGACCAGGAGCATTACCATTGCCTGTGGTTGTTAAAAGTGCGGAATCACCCCAGATATATtgaaccagaatctgcatttttaacaatattccCAGGTGACTCCTGTGCTCGTTAATATTTAAGAAGCATTGCTGGTCTAGACTGAAAAACATTTCATgactaaaataaatttggaaactaTTGCCCTGGGTTCCATATTTGATTAAGTTGCCTTGAGCCAGGTTGGCTTAAACTGAAAGCCTGTATAATTCAGATTATCTTCTGAAGGTTAAAGTATTTGGATTCTTATGTCAAAGACTCTTTCCTAGGAGATGACTGCCTAGCTACCCAGGAATCTGCTGCGCTCCATAGGGGATTTCCTGTTGTTCCACAGGCCCTTGCCAGCATGAGTCTCAACACCCAGCCCATCCTCAATCTGGAAAAATTCCACGAAGGCCAAGAGATCCCCCTTCTCTTGGGAAGGCCTTCTAACGACCTGCAGTCCACACCTTCCACTGAATTCAACCCACTCATCTATGGCAATGATGTGGATTCTGTGGATGTTGCAACGAGGTACGACTAAGTTGACTGGATAATCACGTGCTCTTCAACTGGGTTCTGTTCTATCAGTAGCTGCATGTGCCACCTTAGTGAAAGCAAAGAGAAGTTCTGGTTCCTCATACTCTCAGGCCTTTTAGACCTTGAGTGCAGAGAGATCGATGCTTGTTTAAGATCCTTCTCCCTGTGAAGTGCTGGCTTGGGGAGGTGGTCTGAGACCTCAGACTACAGTCGTCCTTACGGTGCAGGGTGCGGGACTCGGATCATCTCACCATCCCCTTCTTCCCCAGAGTGGCCATGGTCCGTTTCTTCAACTCCCCCAACGTGCTGCAGGGCTTCCAGATGCACACACGTACCCTGCGTCTCTTCCCTCGGCCCGTGGTAGCTTTTCAAGCTGGCTCCTTTCTAGCCTCACGTCCCCGGCAGACTCCTTTTGCAGAGAAGCTGGCCAGAACTCAGGCCGTGGAGTACTTCGGAGAATGGATCCTGAACCCCACCAACTACGCCTTCCAGCGAATCCACAACAGTGAGCGCACCTGCCCCACCTTCTGCCTTTATCCCCTGATGGCCcttccctttgcctttctttGGGGCAGCTTTGACCTGCCCCTTCCATTCCCGTTTAGCCTTAGACTTTTTCCTATCTTTCTTTTATgctcttcttgttttatttttttcctccttgttgctaactctgttctttctctttgggTAGACATGTTTGATCCAGCCCTGATTGGTGACAAGCCGAAGTGGTATGCCCATCAGCTACAGCCCATCCATTATCGAGTCTATGATAGCAACTCCCAGCTGGCCGAGGCACTGAGTGTGCCCCCAGAGCGCGACTCTGACTCTGAGCCCACTGATGACAGGTGAGCGGCAGAACCGATTTTTAAGGTACAAAGGAGGCGCTCACTGGCCTTTATTGAGCACAGTGGCAAAGCCTCGTGGGACTTAGATATTGGTCTTTGAAGCCgtggttatatttttattaattgttttgtgttagcttacttattttatcttgtttcctGGCCTCAAGTTAAGAgcactcctctttttttttcccccaaggttttttttttgtttttattttttttaagatttatttattcatttgagagagagagagaaagagcacatggaggggcagagggagaggaggagaagcagactctgcagttagtggagtggggcttgatccccgaccccgaaatcatgacctgagccagaaatcgagagttggacccttaaccaactgagccacccaggcaccccctccccccctttttaaaaagttttaaattttaatttcattgtagttaacatatagcattatattagtttcaggtgtacaatacagtgattcagcaattcgaCACATTAGTCAGTGCTTATCGTGATAAATGTACTCTAATTCTCATCACCtgttccaccccccaccctcctcccctccagtagCCGTCAGCTTGTTCTGTATTAAGAATTTctttctggggagcctgggtggctcagtgggttaaagcctttgcctttggctcaggtcatgcatgatctcagggtcttgggatcaagccgggcatcggactccctgctcagcggggagcctgcttcctcctctctctgtctttctctgcctgcctccctgtctacttgtgatctatcaaataaataaataaaaacctttaaaaaaagattctaagaatttctttcttggtttgtctttttttttttcctttgtttaattgttttgtttcttaaattctgcatatgggtgaaatcatatggtatttttctttccctgacttatttcacttagtattatactctggttctatccatgttgttgcagatggcaagatttcattcctttttatggctgagtaatactcctgtgtgtgtatgtgtgtgtgtgtatgagagtccttgcttttttatttttcctaatgctGATCACtgattctttttcccttccctttccttccattgtatttttatttttgtttctatttttgggCTCTTCACTCTGCAGTGGCAGCGATAGTATGGATTATGATGACTCAAGCTCTTCTTACTCCTCCCTTGGTGACTTTGTCAGTGAAATGATGAAGTGTGACATCAATGGTGATACTCCCAGTAAGTGTACTTGGGGACACTGGCTCGCTCCGGGCAGTGTTTGGGGCTCTGGGACCGTGCGGTCTGTACCTGCCCCCTTGGGTTTCTGCAGATGTGGATCCGTTGACGCACGCGGCGCTGGGGGATGCCAGCGAGGTGAAGATCGATGAGCTGCAGAACCAGAAGGAATCCGAGGAAGCGGGCCCGGACAGCGAGAACTCTCAGGAAAACCCGCCGCTGCGCTCCAGCTCCAGCACCACCGCCAGCAGTAGCCCCAGCACCGTCATCCATGGAGCTAATGCTGTGCGTGGCGACTTGGAAGGGTGGATGAGTGCGAGCTGTTACTGGGCACGTGGGCTGCACCTCTGTCAGTCGAGGCGGAAGCTGTTAATTTGCCGCTTCAcattcttcctgtcttcctctccaTGGGTCTCCTCGCGTAGAGCCTAGGAGACACAGAAGGAGCTCACTGGGCTTTGTTCAGGACTTAGCTAAGATTCCCCCCTTGCATAGTTTGTGGCACAGACACCAGGGGTGTCACAGAgatcttctttctctcattcccttAGGATAGGAGATGGGAACCTGATAGGCCTGGCTTGGCCCTGCTAATCTGAGAATACAGGAAGGTATTGCTGGGCACCAGGTGactagtttttatttaatgtgcCCTTTAGGAACCTGCCGATTCAACGGAGGTGGACGATAAGGCATCAGTAGGCGTCTCCAAGCCCCTCTCTGCCGTGCCTCCCAGCATGGGCAAATCGAACATGGACAGGCGCCAGACAGAAATCGGAGAGGGGTCAGTGCGCCGGCGAACCTATGACAATCCATACTTCGAGCCCCAGTATGGCCTTCCCCCTGAGGAAGATGATGATGAGCAGGGGGAAAGTTACACTCCCCGATTCAGCCAACATGTCAATGGCAATCGGTGAGAGCCTGGGGATTCCTTCTAGATGGGTGACTGAAGGACCGCACTGCAGTGGACCCCGGGTGAGGGTTAATCAGAAAGTTGGAGAAGTCCAAATGCTCTGGTTGCCCTCCGTCCCAGGCTGGTGCTTTGATCTAGGCATATACGAGTTGTGGGAAGGGAGCCATGATGGCAGTGCAGGCCAGGCCCACACTCCCAAGACTAGGTACCCTTGCCTGGGGCTCACAGGTGCCACTGTGCATTCAAGGGCTCAAAAGCTGCTGCGGCCCAACAGCTTGAAACTGGCAAGCGACTCCGAGGCAGAGTCTGACTCTCGCGCAAGCTCACCCACCTCCACCATCTCCAACAACAGCACCGAGGGCTTCGGGGGCATCATGTCTTTTGCCAGTAAGTGCCTTCAGCTCTCCTGTCTCTGTCCCGTTTGGTCTGCAATAGAGCCTGGCCATGGTGGGTGCTGCTTAGAACCTCAGGTGTAGGGCTGGACTGTTGGTATCGAGCCTCAGTCCAGCTTGTTCGGGTGACAATGAATAAGGTATTTTCCAGGGAGGACAGTAAAGGACAGGGACAGATTAGTCTCTCTCCCCGGAGGTTTCAGTCTATCTCAGGTAAGATAGCAGTCAACTGAGAGTCGTTGTATTAAACGTCATATGTTTTGTGGAAATACAATGGTCAAATTGGGTTTGGGTTCTGTATACCTTTTTTGCCTGGTGAAGGACTTTTTCATGAACACACTTGGAAATCTGTATGAGGAGTGTATATGAGGTTGACTTTTGTGCCTAGAGAATATGGCCGGAAATGCGGGGTGGTGTCAGTTAAAGATTAAGGACAGACCAGGGACCGGAGAGAGCCAGCATCAGGAATAATTATGACTGAGTTTTTTCAGAAGCCAGGTAAGGGCAGCGTCAACATCTGACCAAAAGTGCATGAAGTCAGCTTTCACACCGAGCTAGCGGTTGGTGAGAGACTTGGCTGTTACCAGGGGAGATGGTCAGAGAAAGTTGTTACTGGGTTTTGAACAATCCTGGCAGCTGCCCCTTTGGTTGCCCTAAATTACAGACTTGGTCTTTTCTGTGGTAGATCAGAGGTACCGGGGCTGtgcttgaaaaggaagaagatggagCTGATGGTGCAGTCATCAGCTTTGATTCTCTGTGCTCCTAACTCATCGCTCTCACACCCTCCCCTTGACAGGCAGCCTATATCGAAACCACAGTACGAGCTTCAGTCTTTCAAACCTCACACTGCCCACCAAAGGTGCGAGAGAGAAGACCACACCCTTCCCCAGTCTGAAAGGTAACTGCAGCCCTCCTTCCGCCGAACCAGGATTCTCCAGGAGATATCTCAGGCCTACGGGTGCTTGTCAGGAACCCTGTGTATGATGGCTCATTTGATCTGGCTGTGGCCCCTCATACCGCTTCTCATGGCTTTCACTGCTCATGATGGGCTCTGACTGGTTTTCAGATGGGAATGGTCTCTGTAGCTGGAGAGGAGGCTCTGCTGTGTCATTTAGGATACCAGCGGCTGTGCCATAACTGCTTCTGGGGCGATCCATAAGGGGTCATGAGCTGCCACCAATCATCTGCCAGCTTCTTGCTGCATGAGCAGAggagggctctgtcccagggagCTGGCCCGCCGGGGGATGGTTGCGAGAGCCTGGCACTGTTTACAGAGCCAAGAAGCCTCTCACTTTGACTTCACGTCGATGGGCCCTGTGGGTGGGCCAGGTAGTATTGGTTGGCTTCTAAGAACAGTTATGATCTTATTTGATTTTCGTTTGTGAGCTTGGAGGGTCTGAAGGGCTCTTCGGAATTTACTCTCTTgacgtttgtttgttttctctggctATTGGGctgaaatatttaattacagTAGAGAGCATAGTGAGAAGAgctccatatatattttaactgaCTTCTCTCCCCAGTGATTAAAAACTCCGGCAATCAAAGAAGTGTTCTCTGATGGGGATGGGAACATAGGGTAGGTGGGCAAAGAGACGTGATAGCTAGAGGTGTAGGGGGCTAACTAGCACTGTGGCACGAATCCACACACAACTCAGTAGCTTAGGAAGAGGGTTAGTCACTGGCTTCATGTGATGTAGTTGGGGAGGAAAGCGGTTGAAATGCCTTCATCGCATGCGGCCGCCTCACTCATCTGCTGCCCCTCTCGCTCCCATCCGCCTCCGGCCTCACACGCCCACCCCACTTCCCATGACAGCATCTGCAAGATGGGTCTCCTCTCTCGGCCTCCTGGCAGGCCCTCTGGACCCCGTGCGAGATGTTTCATGAAAACCAGCAGTCCCTCTTTCATGCATGTGCCTGTTCAGTACCTGAAGGTCCCTCGTGTCATTTACCCTGCCCCTGGCTTTTAGAGACCATAGCCCTAAGGACGGTCTTTCCTAGAGCCTTGGTGGTTTCCTGATCTCTTGGCTTCCAGCTCTGAGGTGCCTGAGAACTACGGTTATGTGCACTAAGCTTTGGGAGAATCCTCAGGTGGTCTGACATACAGCTCCATTGAGGGGAACAGGGGTTGTGGTATCACGGTGCACCTACTAACTGTGTATTTTGTGTCCCAGTATTTGGGCTAAATACTCTAATGGAGATTGTTACTGAAGCCGGCCCCGGGAGTGGTGAAGGTGGGTCTTGCCCGTGAGCTGtgcatgatcttttttttttcctagcatcTTCCGTGCCTGCCTGAGGGCCATCCTCCGCACGGAGCAAGCAGTGTCCCATGAGTGACCTGCCTTGCCCCTCCCCCGTGACGCCCGTGCTTGCCCGTGGGGCGCTGCTGGTGCATGTGGAGTGGCCTGAGTCTCCATCCCCACCTCCTCCACATTGCCATGGCTGGTTTCGACCTATGTGTGATGGCCCGGGGCCACCCTCGCCCAGCCCTT comes from Mustela erminea isolate mMusErm1 chromosome 9, mMusErm1.Pri, whole genome shotgun sequence and encodes:
- the MADD gene encoding MAP kinase-activating death domain protein isoform X39; the protein is MVQKKKLCPRLLDYLVIVGARHPSSDSVAQTPELLRRYPLEDHSEFPLPPDVVFFCQPEGCLSVRQRRMSLRDDTSFVFTLTDKDTGVTRYGICVNFYRSFQKRMPKEKGEGGAGSRGKEGSRATCASEEVGTETSETGLSLQPPSADPAPDVNQSPRVKPRAKAGSRSRNSTLTSLCVLSHYPFFSTFRECLYTLKRLVDCCSERLLGKKLGIPRGIQRDTMWRIFTGSLLVEEKSSALLHDLREIEAWIYRLLRSPVPVSGQKRVDIEVLPQELQQALTFALPDPSRFTLVDFPLHLPLELLGVDACLQVLTCILLEHKVVLQSRDYNALSMSVMAFVAMIYPLEYMFPVIPLLPTCMASAEQLLLAPTPYIIGVPASFFLYKLDFKMPDDVWLVDLDSNRVIAPTNAEVLPTLPEPESLELKKHLKQALASMSLNTQPILNLEKFHEGQEIPLLLGRPSNDLQSTPSTEFNPLIYGNDVDSVDVATRVAMVRFFNSPNVLQGFQMHTRTLRLFPRPVVAFQAGSFLASRPRQTPFAEKLARTQAVEYFGEWILNPTNYAFQRIHNNMFDPALIGDKPKWYAHQLQPIHYRVYDSNSQLAEALSVPPERDSDSEPTDDSGSDSMDYDDSSSSYSSLGDFVSEMMKCDINGDTPNVDPLTHAALGDASEVKIDELQNQKESEEAGPDSENSQENPPLRSSSSTTASSSPSTVIHGANAEPADSTEVDDKASVGVSKPLSAVPPSMGKSNMDRRQTEIGEGAQKLLRPNSLKLASDSEAESDSRASSPTSTISNNSTEGFGGIMSFASSLYRNHSTSFSLSNLTLPTKGAREKTTPFPSLKVFGLNTLMEIVTEAGPGSGEGNRRALVDQKSSVIKHSPTVKREPPSPQGRSSNSSENQQFLKEVVHSVLDGQGVGWLNMKKVRRLLESEQLRVFVLSKLNRSVQSEDDARQDAIPDVEVSRKVYKGMLDLLKCTVLSLEQSYAHAGLGGMASIFGLLEIAQTHYYSKEPDKRKKSPTESVNTPVGKDPGLSGRGDPKAMAQLRVPQLGPRAPSAAGKGPRELDTRSLKEENFVASVELWNKHQEVKKQKALEKQRPEVIKSVFETEEKKSQISADSGVSLTSGSQRTDPDSVIGVSPAVMVRSSSQDSEVSNSSGETLGADSDLSSNAGDGPGGEGSAHLASSRGTLSDSEIETNSATSTIFGKAHSLKPSVKEKLVGSPVRSSEDVSQRVYLYEGLLGRDKGSMWDQLEDAAMETFSISKERSTLWDQMQFWEDAFLDAVMLEREGMGMDQGPQEMIDRYLSLGEHDRKRLEDDEDRLLATLLHNLISYMLLMKVNKNDIRKKVRRLMGKSHIGLVYSQQINEVLDQLANLNGRDLAIRSSGSRHMKKQTFVVHAGTDTNGDIFFMEVCDDCVVLRSNIGTVYERWWYEKLINMTYCPKTKVLCLWRRNGSETQLNKFYTKKCRELYYCVKDSMERAAARQQSIKPGPELGGEFPVQDMKTGEGGLLQVTLEGINLKFMHSQFLKLKKW
- the MADD gene encoding MAP kinase-activating death domain protein isoform X49, which gives rise to MVQKKKLCPRLLDYLVIVGARHPSSDSVAQTPELLRRYPLEDHSEFPLPPDVVFFCQPEGCLSVRQRRMSLRDDTSFVFTLTDKDTGVTRYGICVNFYRSFQKRMPKEKGEGGAGSRGKEGSRATCASEEVGTETSETGLSLQPPSADPAPDVNQSPRVKPRAKAGSRSRNSTLTSLCVLSHYPFFSTFRECLYTLKRLVDCCSERLLGKKLGIPRGIQRDTMWRIFTGSLLVEEKSSALLHDLREIEAWIYRLLRSPVPVSGQKRVDIEVLPQELQQALTFALPDPSRFTLVDFPLHLPLELLGVDACLQVLTCILLEHKVVLQSRDYNALSMSVMAFVAMIYPLEYMFPVIPLLPTCMASAEQLLLAPTPYIIGVPASFFLYKLDFKMPDDVWLVDLDSNRVIAPTNAEVLPTLPEPESLELKKHLKQALASMSLNTQPILNLEKFHEGQEIPLLLGRPSNDLQSTPSTEFNPLIYGNDVDSVDVATRVAMVRFFNSPNVLQGFQMHTRTLRLFPRPVVAFQAGSFLASRPRQTPFAEKLARTQAVEYFGEWILNPTNYAFQRIHNNMFDPALIGDKPKWYAHQLQPIHYRVYDSNSQLAEALSVPPERDSDSEPTDDSGSDSMDYDDSSSSYSSLGDFVSEMMKCDINGDTPNVDPLTHAALGDASEVKIDELQNQKESEEAGPDSENSQENPPLRSSSSTTASSSPSTVIHGANAEPADSTEVDDKASVGVSKPLSAVPPSMGKSNMDRRQTEIGEGAQKLLRPNSLKLASDSEAESDSRASSPTSTISNNSTEGFGGIMSFASSLYRNHSTSFSLSNLTLPTKGAREKTTPFPSLKGNRRALVDQKSSVIKHSPTVKREPPSPQGRSSNSSENQQFLKEVVHSVLDGQGVGWLNMKKVRRLLESEQLRVFVLSKLNRSVQSEDDARQDAIPDVEVSRKVYKGMLDLLKCTVLSLEQSYAHAGLGGMASIFGLLEIAQTHYYSKEPDKRKKSPTESVNTPVGKDPGLSGRGDPKAMAQLRVPQLGPRAPSAAGKGPRELDTRSLKEENFVASVGPEVIKSVFETEEKKSQISADSGVSLTSGSQRTDPDSVIGVSPAVMVRSSSQDSEVSNSSGETLGADSDLSSNAGDGPGGEGSAHLASSRGTLSDSEIETNSATSTIFGKAHSLKPSVKEKLVGSPVRSSEDVSQRVYLYEGLLGRDKGSMWDQLEDAAMETFSISKERSTLWDQMQFWEDAFLDAVMLEREGMGMDQGPQEMIDRYLSLGEHDRKRLEDDEDRLLATLLHNLISYMLLMKVNKNDIRKKVRRLMGKSHIGLVYSQQINEVLDQLANLNGRDLAIRSSGSRHMKKQTFVVHAGTDTNGDIFFMEVCDDCVVLRSNIGTVYERWWYEKLINMTYCPKTKVLCLWRRNGSETQLNKFYTKKCRELYYCVKDSMERAAARQQSIKPGPELGGEFPVQDMKTGEGGLLQVTLEGINLKFMHSQFLKLKKW